From a region of the Mycobacterium sp. SMC-8 genome:
- a CDS encoding oxygenase MpaB family protein — MVAVVEQSSPSSTENIRPKVLHEFRKHSGSVLSGLFGAAAFDEVALVPVAAAVDKTGRFASNFADRGVRSGFSALLAIWGDAADRAAEGERLKRMHREVRGRGAGDFADVRYSALDPKLWNWIAVSGLFVVLNSFTPCTGITLTEDEREAAYQQLLEGFRSLELPGKNAKLPATYTEAEQYYESMVDGELASNPFLRQVTENLTRLPLPTLMLPPALRLALTPGWLALRPLAGRVVTVCSFGILHPGIRDMSGFRWDTRHDREFALYTRLLQLAWRTLPDRVLLIPLARNRIEYEKLVRLHRSVALDSFAPPPGRCPAG; from the coding sequence ATGGTCGCGGTCGTCGAGCAGTCCTCACCCAGCTCCACCGAGAACATCCGGCCGAAAGTCCTTCACGAGTTCCGCAAGCACTCCGGCAGCGTGCTGAGCGGACTCTTCGGCGCTGCCGCATTCGACGAGGTCGCGCTGGTGCCGGTGGCGGCCGCGGTCGACAAGACCGGGCGGTTCGCCTCGAACTTCGCTGACCGCGGTGTGCGCAGCGGGTTTTCGGCACTGCTGGCGATCTGGGGCGACGCGGCGGACCGCGCGGCGGAGGGCGAGCGGCTCAAGCGGATGCACCGGGAGGTGCGCGGTCGCGGGGCCGGGGACTTCGCTGACGTGCGCTACAGCGCGCTGGATCCCAAGCTGTGGAACTGGATCGCGGTCAGCGGACTGTTCGTGGTGCTCAACTCGTTCACCCCGTGCACCGGGATCACGTTGACCGAGGACGAGCGGGAAGCGGCGTATCAGCAACTGCTGGAGGGCTTCCGGTCGCTGGAGCTGCCGGGAAAGAACGCGAAGCTGCCCGCGACCTACACCGAGGCCGAGCAGTACTACGAGTCGATGGTCGACGGAGAGCTCGCGTCGAATCCGTTCCTGCGCCAGGTCACCGAAAACCTCACCAGGCTTCCGCTGCCGACGCTGATGCTGCCGCCGGCGTTGCGGTTGGCGCTGACCCCCGGCTGGCTGGCGCTGCGGCCGCTGGCCGGCAGGGTGGTGACCGTGTGCTCGTTCGGCATCCTGCACCCCGGTATCCGCGACATGTCCGGCTTCCGGTGGGATACGCGCCACGACCGCGAGTTCGCGCTCTACACCCGGCTGCTGCAGTTGGCGTGGCGCACCCTGCCCGACAGAGTGCTGCTAATCCCGTTGGCCCGCAACAGGATCGAATACGAGAAGCTGGTACGGCTGCACCGTTCAGTCGCCCTTGATTCGTTCGCGCCGCCACCTGGCCGCTGCCCGGCGGGCTGA
- a CDS encoding TetR/AcrR family transcriptional regulator has translation MRRARTRNTPGEQEAAILKAAAEEVALVGVGRLNMDVIARQAGVSRSTLYRRFPSRDALITELGRQTFDFAMARLQTVAIDSGPQQAAVACFREGVRLLTGEPVMRRFLQLDGEFTATTEMVEEARLFLVSAATAMAKALRAAGATMPDDQLLAVADIHIRLAASLVQVSTPVLDVTDDEAVAGYARTHLAPLVH, from the coding sequence ATGCGGCGCGCGCGCACCAGGAACACCCCCGGCGAACAAGAAGCCGCGATCCTCAAGGCCGCGGCCGAAGAGGTCGCGCTCGTCGGCGTCGGCCGCCTCAACATGGACGTGATCGCCCGCCAGGCCGGCGTCAGCCGCAGCACGCTGTACCGGAGGTTCCCCAGCCGCGACGCACTGATCACCGAATTGGGGCGGCAGACTTTCGACTTCGCGATGGCGCGATTGCAGACCGTGGCCATCGACTCCGGACCCCAGCAGGCCGCGGTCGCCTGTTTCCGCGAAGGGGTACGGCTGCTCACCGGTGAACCGGTGATGCGCAGGTTCCTTCAGCTCGACGGCGAGTTCACCGCCACCACCGAGATGGTCGAGGAGGCAAGGCTGTTCCTGGTCAGTGCGGCCACCGCGATGGCCAAGGCCCTGCGGGCGGCCGGGGCCACCATGCCCGACGATCAGCTGCTCGCCGTCGCCGACATCCACATCCGGCTCGCCGCCTCACTGGTCCAGGTCAGCACCCCCGTCCTCGACGTCACAGATGACGAGGCCGTCGCCGGCTACGCCCGCACCCACCTCGCGCCGCTGGTGCACTGA
- a CDS encoding long-chain-fatty-acid--CoA ligase has product MADLSAPQFLDERLAHWATTKPDDEAMDYLDRSWTWSQWNERVRRLAGALKERGVTRGDVVAFLDKNHPACVELTFAAASLGAANAIINFRLAADELDYVLNDSGAKLLIVGQEFKDAVDGIRDKLTNIDHVISVKPEGDDEYEDLLAAATPAERSSEVQPDDVCIIMYSSGTTGRPKGVELTQSNIIAHTLNAHEGFEFDEGDKNMVAMPLFHVGGSSYVQFGIHDGFPSVMTRDVDGMTLAGAILKGANRTFLVPAVLAKLLEAGEDAVKLFSSLKTFAYGASPMPLPLLRQALQAWPDTDFMQAYGLTELCGVISHLLPEAHRDPGKEERLSSAGTLVPNAEVRVVDPDTLEDVPTGTQGELWFRSPQLMKGYHNKPEATAEAVTDDGWFRTGDIGRVDEGGYIFVEDRLKDMIISGGENIYSIEVERVLAEHEAVVEVAVIGVPDEKWGEVVKAVVVLEGEASESELIAFARERLAAYKCPKSVDIADELPRNPTGKILKKELRKPHWEVRDRTTV; this is encoded by the coding sequence ATGGCCGACCTGTCCGCACCGCAATTCCTCGACGAACGCCTCGCACACTGGGCGACCACCAAACCCGACGACGAAGCCATGGATTACCTCGACCGGTCCTGGACCTGGTCGCAGTGGAACGAACGGGTTCGCCGCCTCGCCGGTGCGCTGAAGGAGCGGGGCGTCACGCGGGGCGACGTGGTGGCCTTCCTCGACAAGAACCACCCGGCGTGCGTCGAGCTCACCTTCGCCGCGGCATCGCTGGGCGCGGCCAACGCGATCATCAACTTCCGGCTGGCCGCCGACGAACTCGACTATGTGCTCAACGATTCCGGCGCGAAGCTGCTCATCGTGGGTCAGGAGTTCAAGGACGCGGTCGACGGCATCCGCGACAAGCTCACCAACATCGACCATGTCATCTCCGTCAAGCCCGAAGGAGACGACGAGTACGAGGACCTGCTGGCGGCCGCCACCCCCGCCGAACGCTCGTCGGAGGTTCAGCCTGACGACGTGTGCATCATCATGTACTCGTCGGGGACCACGGGCCGCCCGAAAGGTGTCGAGCTCACCCAGTCCAACATCATCGCCCACACCCTCAATGCCCACGAGGGCTTCGAGTTCGACGAGGGTGACAAGAACATGGTGGCGATGCCGCTGTTCCACGTCGGCGGATCGTCGTACGTGCAGTTCGGAATTCACGACGGCTTCCCGAGCGTGATGACCCGCGACGTTGACGGCATGACCCTGGCCGGGGCGATTCTCAAGGGCGCCAACCGTACATTCCTGGTGCCGGCGGTGCTGGCCAAGCTGCTCGAGGCCGGTGAGGACGCAGTGAAACTGTTCTCGTCGCTCAAGACCTTCGCCTACGGAGCGTCGCCGATGCCGCTGCCGCTGCTGCGTCAGGCGTTACAGGCTTGGCCGGACACCGATTTCATGCAGGCCTACGGGCTGACCGAACTGTGCGGCGTGATCAGCCACCTGCTGCCCGAAGCGCACCGCGACCCGGGGAAAGAGGAGCGGCTGTCCAGTGCGGGCACGCTGGTGCCCAACGCCGAGGTGCGTGTCGTCGATCCGGACACCCTGGAAGACGTCCCGACCGGCACGCAAGGCGAACTATGGTTCCGCTCACCGCAATTGATGAAGGGCTATCACAACAAGCCGGAGGCGACCGCCGAGGCCGTCACCGACGACGGCTGGTTCCGCACCGGCGACATCGGCCGCGTCGACGAGGGCGGCTACATCTTCGTCGAGGACCGGCTCAAGGACATGATCATCTCCGGCGGCGAGAACATCTACTCCATCGAGGTGGAGCGGGTGCTGGCCGAACACGAGGCCGTCGTCGAGGTCGCGGTGATCGGCGTCCCCGACGAGAAGTGGGGTGAGGTCGTCAAGGCCGTCGTCGTCCTGGAGGGCGAGGCGTCCGAAAGCGAGCTGATCGCCTTCGCCCGTGAGCGGCTGGCCGCCTACAAGTGTCCGAAGTCGGTCGACATCGCCGACGAGCTGCCGCGCAACCCCACCGGCAAGATCCTGAAAAAGGAGCTGCGCAAGCCCCACTGGGAGGTCCGCGACCGCACCACGGTGTAG
- a CDS encoding multidrug efflux SMR transporter codes for MAWLVLVVSGFFEAVWAAALGMSNNFRRWRPVLVVAITMPTSLAGLAYAMRTLPTGTAYAVWVGIGASLTVLWAITTKREAASTARLLLLLLLVGSVAGLKVVS; via the coding sequence GTGGCTTGGCTGGTTCTGGTGGTCAGCGGCTTCTTCGAGGCCGTCTGGGCGGCCGCGCTCGGCATGTCGAACAACTTCCGGCGGTGGCGGCCCGTCCTGGTCGTCGCGATCACCATGCCCACGAGCCTGGCGGGCCTGGCGTACGCGATGCGGACATTGCCGACGGGGACGGCCTACGCCGTGTGGGTCGGGATCGGCGCGTCGCTGACGGTGCTCTGGGCGATCACGACGAAGAGGGAGGCGGCCTCCACGGCGCGCCTGCTGTTGCTGTTGCTGCTCGTCGGCAGTGTCGCCGGACTGAAGGTGGTGAGCTGA
- a CDS encoding multidrug efflux SMR transporter: MPWTILIVSAVMEAVWATALGESDGFTRPGSTVVFLVAMVLSIWGLGWAVKHIPIGSAYAVWTGLGAALTVGYAMATGAEAVSAAKLIFVSGIIVAVVGLKMLPSGADRPDAEPLPLVLEQAGR, from the coding sequence ATGCCGTGGACGATCCTGATCGTCAGCGCGGTGATGGAAGCGGTGTGGGCGACCGCGCTCGGCGAGTCCGACGGTTTCACCCGGCCGGGCTCGACCGTGGTGTTCCTGGTGGCGATGGTGCTGAGCATCTGGGGCCTCGGCTGGGCGGTCAAGCACATCCCGATCGGCTCGGCCTATGCGGTGTGGACCGGCCTGGGTGCGGCCCTGACCGTCGGTTATGCGATGGCCACCGGTGCCGAGGCCGTCTCCGCTGCCAAGTTGATCTTCGTGAGCGGCATCATCGTCGCCGTCGTCGGCCTGAAGATGCTGCCGTCGGGCGCCGACAGGCCCGACGCCGAACCCCTGCCGCTGGTGCTGGAGCAGGCCGGCCGCTGA
- a CDS encoding o-succinylbenzoate synthase, with protein MVELVDVLERLHIVALPMRVRFRGITTRELALIEGPTGWGEFGAFVEYRPPEAAHWLAAGIEAAYRPLPAPRRARIPINATVPAVPAAQVTDVLARFPGARTAKVKVAEPGQTLADDVARVDAVRAVVPTVRVDANGGWTVEEAVAAARALTADGPLEYLEQPCRTVSELAEVRRRVDVPVAADESIRKADDPLHVVRSGAADVAVLKVAPLGGVHAMLQIAAQIDIPVVVSSALDSAVGIGVGLVAAAALPTLGHACGLGTGGLFVEDVAASVVPADGYLPAATVTPDPDRVAALAAPPDRRQWWIDRVRECFPLLS; from the coding sequence GTGGTGGAACTCGTCGACGTCCTTGAGCGGCTGCACATCGTGGCGCTGCCGATGCGGGTCCGCTTCCGCGGCATCACCACGCGCGAACTCGCTCTGATCGAGGGCCCCACCGGCTGGGGCGAGTTCGGTGCGTTCGTCGAATACCGGCCGCCGGAGGCCGCGCACTGGCTGGCCGCCGGCATCGAGGCCGCCTACCGCCCGCTGCCCGCGCCGCGCCGTGCCCGCATCCCGATCAACGCGACGGTGCCGGCCGTCCCGGCGGCGCAGGTCACCGACGTGCTCGCGCGCTTCCCCGGCGCGCGCACCGCGAAGGTGAAGGTCGCCGAACCCGGCCAGACGCTGGCCGACGACGTGGCCCGGGTCGACGCCGTGCGCGCCGTGGTGCCGACGGTGCGGGTGGACGCCAACGGTGGCTGGACGGTCGAGGAGGCGGTCGCGGCGGCGCGGGCGTTGACGGCCGACGGTCCGCTCGAGTACCTGGAACAACCGTGCCGCACCGTGTCCGAGCTGGCCGAGGTACGCCGCCGGGTCGACGTCCCCGTCGCCGCCGACGAGAGCATCCGTAAGGCCGACGACCCACTGCACGTCGTCCGCAGCGGCGCCGCCGACGTCGCCGTGCTCAAGGTCGCCCCGCTGGGCGGTGTCCACGCGATGCTGCAGATCGCCGCGCAGATCGACATCCCCGTCGTGGTCTCCAGCGCGCTGGACTCCGCGGTCGGCATCGGGGTCGGGCTGGTCGCCGCGGCCGCGCTGCCCACACTCGGGCACGCCTGCGGGCTCGGCACCGGCGGACTGTTCGTCGAGGACGTCGCCGCGTCCGTCGTCCCGGCCGACGGCTACCTGCCCGCCGCGACCGTCACCCCCGACCCCGACCGGGTCGCGGCGCTGGCCGCCCCGCCGGACCGCAGGCAGTGGTGGATCGACCGGGTCCGGGAGTGCTTTCCGCTGCTGTCCTGA
- a CDS encoding GlxA family transcriptional regulator, protein MARTVLIVGFPGVQALDLVGPFDVFTSASVYVSGQGLGEGYAVRVVSVDGVAVSTGTGLTLVAEPLPDPGDPVDTVVLPGGWGVETARRDPALIDWVAAVTPNARRVVSVCNGAVLAAQAGLLDGCVATTHWASASHMAAEFPAVTVDPDPIFVRSSEKVWTAAGVTSGIDLALALVEEDHGTEAAQTIARYLVMYLRRPGGQTQFAAPVWMPRARRTPIRDVQEAIESEPGGAHSISELARRAAMSPRHFTRVFTDEVGEAPGAYVERVRTEAARRQLEETDDTVTVIAARCGFGSAETLRRSFVRRLGVSPDRYRRTFA, encoded by the coding sequence ATGGCGCGCACCGTGCTGATCGTCGGATTCCCCGGCGTGCAGGCGCTCGACCTCGTCGGCCCCTTCGACGTGTTCACCAGTGCCTCGGTGTACGTCAGCGGGCAGGGCCTCGGTGAGGGATACGCGGTCCGGGTCGTGTCCGTCGACGGTGTCGCGGTCAGCACCGGCACCGGATTGACCCTGGTCGCCGAGCCGCTGCCCGACCCCGGCGACCCGGTCGACACCGTCGTGCTGCCGGGCGGCTGGGGTGTCGAGACGGCGCGCCGGGACCCGGCGCTGATCGACTGGGTCGCGGCTGTCACACCGAACGCCCGCCGGGTGGTCAGCGTATGCAACGGCGCCGTGCTGGCCGCACAGGCAGGACTGCTCGACGGTTGCGTGGCCACCACGCACTGGGCGTCGGCCTCCCACATGGCCGCCGAGTTCCCGGCGGTCACCGTCGATCCCGATCCGATCTTCGTGCGCAGTTCGGAGAAGGTGTGGACCGCCGCGGGCGTCACCTCCGGTATCGACCTCGCGCTGGCGCTGGTCGAGGAGGATCACGGCACCGAGGCCGCACAGACCATCGCCCGCTACCTGGTGATGTACCTGCGCAGGCCCGGCGGCCAGACCCAGTTCGCCGCGCCGGTGTGGATGCCCCGCGCCCGGCGCACCCCGATTCGCGACGTGCAGGAGGCGATCGAGTCCGAACCCGGTGGTGCGCACAGCATCTCGGAGCTCGCCCGGCGCGCCGCGATGAGCCCGCGCCACTTCACCCGGGTGTTCACCGACGAGGTCGGGGAGGCGCCCGGCGCGTATGTGGAACGGGTCCGCACCGAAGCGGCGCGCCGCCAACTGGAGGAGACCGACGACACCGTCACGGTGATCGCCGCGCGCTGCGGCTTCGGGTCGGCGGAGACGTTGCGCCGCAGCTTCGTTCGCCGTTTGGGCGTATCACCTGACCGGTACCGCAGAACATTCGCCTGA
- a CDS encoding DJ-1/PfpI family protein, translating to MQVAIMLYPGYTALDFIGPYESLRWLPDVEVRFVWHEPGPIAADSHVLLIGATHSFDETPSPDIVLIPGGFATMEHARDQKVLDWVRRAHRTSTWTTSVCSGSVILAAAGVLDGKRATSHWAALPVLKTLGAQPVGDQRIVVADEKTVTAAGVSAGIDLGLWLAGRIAGEARAKAIQLSMEYDPQPPFDSGHMSKASASTKALATALMGKEMVKPAALATSTALLWDAALKRIRRGKPVAKVR from the coding sequence ATGCAGGTCGCCATCATGCTGTATCCCGGGTATACCGCCCTGGACTTCATCGGACCCTACGAGAGCCTCCGCTGGCTGCCCGACGTCGAGGTCCGATTCGTCTGGCACGAGCCGGGTCCGATCGCCGCCGATTCGCACGTGCTGCTCATCGGCGCCACCCACAGTTTCGACGAGACGCCGTCGCCGGACATCGTCCTGATCCCCGGCGGCTTCGCCACCATGGAGCACGCCCGCGACCAGAAGGTGCTCGACTGGGTGCGGCGGGCGCACCGCACGTCGACGTGGACGACGTCGGTGTGCTCGGGGTCGGTGATCCTGGCCGCCGCGGGGGTGCTCGACGGCAAGCGCGCCACGTCGCACTGGGCGGCGCTGCCGGTGCTCAAGACGCTCGGCGCGCAGCCGGTCGGCGACCAGCGGATCGTGGTCGCCGACGAGAAGACCGTCACCGCGGCGGGAGTGTCGGCGGGCATCGACCTGGGCCTGTGGCTGGCCGGGCGCATCGCCGGCGAGGCCAGAGCCAAGGCCATCCAGCTGTCGATGGAGTACGACCCGCAGCCGCCGTTCGACTCCGGGCACATGTCGAAGGCCTCGGCGTCGACCAAGGCGCTGGCCACCGCGCTGATGGGCAAGGAGATGGTCAAACCGGCGGCGCTGGCCACCTCCACCGCGCTGCTGTGGGACGCCGCGCTCAAGCGGATTCGGCGTGGAAAGCCGGTCGCGAAAGTGCGCTGA
- a CDS encoding alpha/beta fold hydrolase, which yields MNLAFDDRGSGEPVLFIAGRGGAGRTWHLHQVPVFARAGYRCVTFDNRGIGATENASGFTTETMVGDTAALIEHLGLGPVRIVAVSMGSYIAQELMVARPELVRSAVLMATRGRHDRTRDFFWQGERALAQAGAPLPVEFEAKVRLLESFSPKTLNDDNAVRDWIDMFTMWPQKPTPGIRTQLDIAPQGSRLAAYQNVTTPALVIGFADDVVLPSHLGREVANALPNGQFLEIPGTGHLGFIEKPQVVNTAILNFFADTL from the coding sequence GTGAATCTGGCATTCGACGATCGCGGCTCGGGGGAGCCGGTGCTGTTCATCGCAGGCCGTGGCGGCGCCGGGCGCACATGGCATCTGCACCAGGTGCCCGTCTTCGCCCGCGCCGGTTACCGGTGTGTGACGTTCGACAACCGCGGCATCGGCGCGACCGAGAACGCATCGGGGTTCACCACCGAGACGATGGTCGGCGACACCGCTGCGCTGATCGAGCACCTCGGGCTCGGCCCGGTGCGGATCGTGGCGGTCTCGATGGGCTCCTATATCGCCCAGGAGCTGATGGTGGCCCGCCCCGAGCTGGTCCGATCGGCGGTGCTGATGGCCACCCGCGGCCGCCACGACCGCACCCGCGACTTCTTCTGGCAGGGCGAGCGGGCACTGGCCCAGGCCGGCGCCCCGCTCCCGGTCGAGTTCGAGGCGAAAGTGCGTCTGCTGGAGAGCTTTTCACCGAAAACCTTGAACGATGACAACGCCGTGCGGGACTGGATCGACATGTTCACCATGTGGCCGCAGAAGCCCACCCCCGGTATCCGCACCCAGCTCGACATCGCCCCGCAGGGCAGCCGGCTGGCGGCCTACCAGAACGTCACCACCCCGGCCCTGGTGATCGGGTTCGCCGACGACGTCGTGCTGCCGTCCCACCTGGGTCGCGAGGTCGCCAACGCGCTGCCCAACGGGCAGTTCCTGGAGATCCCGGGCACCGGCCACCTGGGCTTCATCGAGAAGCCGCAGGTCGTCAACACCGCGATCCTCAATTTCTTCGCCGATACCCTGTAG